In the genome of Vibrio sp. NTOU-M3, one region contains:
- a CDS encoding FecCD family ABC transporter permease, with the protein MTDARMLSAKSLCIVAAIALYLAMVASISVGPMNISFWDSMKSLIPASSDGLPAHITMIVQQVRLPRTLLAIAVGGILAISGAVMQGLFRNPLADPGIIGVSSGAALGAAIAIVLFGELAAQYPNLLLFGTVPMFACIGGALTTFIVYRLGTGSTGTSVTMMLLAGVAISALAGAALGLLNYFADDQALRDLSLWTMGSLAGANPKGLWLAFSTLLILFVVYYRDANKLNAILLGEAEARHMGINVQALKRRLIILAAAGVGVTVALSGMIGFIGLIVPHLARMMIGPNYKSLLPVTLLMGALLLLIADMMARTVVAPLDMPVGIVTALLGAPFFVWLLIKQKGRL; encoded by the coding sequence ATGACTGACGCGCGTATGCTTTCAGCCAAATCACTGTGTATTGTTGCCGCCATCGCTTTATACCTTGCTATGGTTGCTTCCATCAGTGTCGGACCGATGAACATCAGTTTTTGGGATAGCATGAAATCACTGATCCCTGCCAGCAGTGACGGATTGCCTGCCCATATCACCATGATCGTGCAACAAGTGCGCCTGCCGCGAACGTTGCTTGCCATTGCTGTGGGTGGGATTCTTGCTATCAGTGGAGCAGTGATGCAGGGGCTATTTCGCAATCCTTTGGCTGATCCGGGCATTATTGGCGTGTCTTCCGGGGCGGCATTAGGTGCTGCGATAGCCATTGTTCTGTTTGGCGAGCTTGCCGCGCAATACCCTAACCTCTTACTGTTTGGAACTGTCCCTATGTTCGCCTGTATTGGCGGCGCATTAACTACCTTTATCGTCTACCGACTTGGCACTGGAAGCACAGGCACCTCCGTTACCATGATGTTGCTTGCTGGTGTAGCGATTTCAGCATTAGCAGGCGCGGCCTTGGGCCTACTCAATTACTTTGCCGATGACCAAGCACTGCGCGATCTCTCTTTATGGACCATGGGATCATTGGCAGGCGCCAATCCCAAAGGCTTATGGCTTGCGTTTAGCACTTTACTGATATTATTTGTGGTGTATTACCGCGATGCCAATAAGCTCAATGCCATACTACTTGGCGAAGCCGAAGCTCGTCATATGGGTATTAATGTTCAAGCACTAAAACGCAGGCTCATTATCCTTGCAGCCGCAGGTGTTGGGGTCACCGTCGCGCTAAGTGGCATGATTGGTTTTATTGGTTTGATCGTGCCTCACTTGGCACGCATGATGATTGGGCCAAATTATAAATCGCTGTTGCCCGTGACTTTGCTGATGGGTGCACTATTGCTTTTAATAGCCGATATGATGGCTCGGACTGTGGTTGCCCCATTGGATATGCCAGTGGGTATCGTTACTGCCTTACTCGGTGCGCCATTTTTCGTCTGGTTGCTGATCAAACAAAAAGGACGCCTCTGA